One Myxococcaceae bacterium JPH2 DNA window includes the following coding sequences:
- a CDS encoding DUF1254 domain-containing protein, which translates to MLEQSTAELTPQEAHDLAREAYVFGLPFVENYKLLAQGFLPRSPMARPADVFLHFSRRFTPKDRDVVSPNNDTLYSEANLDLRGEPVLLETPDLGQRYFCIQLVDLTTNNLPYIGTRATGNDARRFLIAGPEWDGAVPPKLRDARVIRSDSRFVLALLRIGVTGPDDVAAATALQPQFRAEPLHAVMGGDAPALPDIDWPPYFEDKQDDGFKAFEYVNFMMQWHRFSERELPLLRRLARIGVRPGRAHFDEGALSPDVRAAMLDGIREARAMLRQPPATPHGWEMPDPKVGDFGEDYALRARVAWNYLYANSPAEAIYPIAHRDSADRLLDGGQRRYVLRFPDNALPPARFFWSLTAYDAQTHMLVDNPIQRYSLGGHSRDLVKSSDGSLSLFLQHASPEPSRRANWLPVPDGPFYVLLRIYGPSEAALQGQYAPPAIEAFND; encoded by the coding sequence ATGCTGGAGCAGTCCACCGCGGAGCTGACACCCCAGGAGGCACACGACCTCGCGCGCGAGGCGTATGTCTTTGGCCTCCCCTTCGTGGAGAACTACAAGCTGTTGGCCCAGGGCTTCCTGCCCCGCTCGCCCATGGCGAGGCCCGCCGATGTCTTCCTCCACTTCTCGCGACGCTTCACACCGAAGGACCGCGACGTCGTCTCGCCCAACAACGACACGCTCTACTCGGAGGCCAACCTGGACCTCCGAGGCGAGCCCGTCCTCCTCGAGACGCCAGACCTGGGCCAGCGCTACTTCTGCATCCAGCTGGTCGACCTCACGACGAACAACCTGCCGTACATCGGCACGCGCGCGACCGGGAACGACGCGAGGCGCTTCCTCATCGCCGGGCCGGAGTGGGATGGCGCCGTGCCTCCGAAGCTGCGGGACGCGCGCGTCATCCGCTCGGACTCGCGCTTCGTGCTGGCGCTGCTGCGCATCGGCGTCACCGGCCCTGACGATGTGGCCGCGGCCACCGCGCTCCAGCCCCAGTTCCGCGCCGAGCCGCTGCACGCCGTCATGGGAGGCGATGCGCCCGCGCTGCCAGACATCGACTGGCCGCCGTACTTCGAGGACAAGCAGGACGACGGCTTCAAGGCCTTCGAGTACGTGAACTTCATGATGCAGTGGCACCGCTTCTCGGAGCGGGAGCTGCCGCTCCTGCGGCGCCTCGCGCGCATCGGCGTGCGGCCGGGCCGAGCCCACTTCGATGAAGGGGCATTGTCTCCGGACGTGCGCGCCGCGATGCTCGACGGCATCCGCGAGGCGCGCGCGATGCTCCGCCAGCCGCCCGCGACCCCACACGGCTGGGAGATGCCAGACCCCAAGGTGGGTGACTTCGGAGAGGACTACGCGCTGCGAGCACGCGTCGCGTGGAACTACCTCTACGCGAACTCCCCCGCCGAGGCCATCTACCCCATCGCGCACCGAGACAGCGCGGACCGTCTGCTTGATGGAGGCCAGCGGCGCTACGTGCTGCGCTTCCCGGACAACGCCCTGCCACCCGCGCGCTTCTTCTGGTCGCTCACGGCCTACGACGCGCAGACGCACATGCTGGTGGACAATCCCATCCAGCGTTACTCGCTAGGAGGCCACTCGCGAGACCTGGTGAAGTCCTCGGATGGCTCGCTCTCGCTGTTCCTCCAGCACGCGAGCCCCGAGCCCTCGCGGCGCGCGAACTGGCTGCCCGTCCCGGATGGACCGTTCTACGTCCTCTTGCGCATCTACGGTCCATCCGAGGCGGCCCTCCAAGGCCAGTACGCTCCGCCTGCCATCGAGGCCTTCAACGACTGA
- a CDS encoding bifunctional helix-turn-helix transcriptional regulator/GNAT family N-acetyltransferase, with protein MSVESRRSLEQRVAAIRRFNRFYTQRIGVLREGLLDSPFTLTEVRVLYELAHREQPTASELGQALDLDAGYLSRILRAFAKQQLITKQPSPRDGRQVLLSLTRAGKKVLAPLDARSRREVAALLKPLAPREQGHVVEAMRTLERLLGAPAEAPRPYRLRAHRPGDMGWVVHRHGALYAQEYGWDERFEALVARVVADFIQHFDAKRERCWMAELDGEPVGSIFLVRKSDTVAKLRLLLVEPRARGLGIGARLVEESLRFARQARYRKVVLWTSSALHAARRLYEHAGFQLIHEAPQPLFGPGQREQTWELKL; from the coding sequence ATGTCGGTCGAGTCTCGGCGGTCCCTGGAGCAGCGTGTCGCGGCCATCCGGCGCTTCAATCGCTTCTACACCCAGCGCATCGGCGTGCTGCGTGAAGGGCTGCTCGACAGTCCCTTCACGCTCACCGAGGTGCGCGTGCTGTACGAACTGGCCCACCGCGAGCAACCCACGGCCTCCGAGCTGGGCCAGGCTCTGGACCTGGATGCGGGCTATCTCAGCCGCATCCTCCGCGCCTTCGCGAAGCAGCAGCTCATCACGAAGCAGCCCTCCCCCCGCGATGGGCGACAGGTCCTCCTGTCCCTCACGCGCGCGGGAAAGAAGGTCCTCGCGCCGCTCGACGCGCGCTCCCGCCGAGAGGTCGCGGCCCTGCTGAAGCCGTTGGCGCCTCGCGAACAGGGCCACGTCGTCGAGGCGATGCGGACCCTCGAGCGGCTCCTCGGCGCGCCCGCGGAGGCCCCGCGTCCGTATCGCCTGCGCGCGCACCGCCCCGGAGACATGGGCTGGGTGGTGCACCGTCACGGCGCGCTCTATGCGCAGGAGTACGGCTGGGATGAGCGCTTCGAGGCGCTCGTCGCCCGCGTCGTGGCCGACTTCATCCAGCACTTCGACGCGAAGCGCGAGCGCTGCTGGATGGCGGAGCTGGACGGCGAGCCCGTGGGCTCCATCTTCCTGGTGAGGAAGTCGGACACCGTGGCCAAGCTGCGCCTGCTGCTCGTGGAGCCCCGCGCTCGGGGCCTGGGCATTGGCGCGCGACTGGTGGAGGAGAGCCTCCGCTTCGCGCGACAGGCGCGCTACCGAAAGGTCGTGCTGTGGACCAGCAGCGCCCTGCACGCCGCGCGGCGCCTCTATGAACACGCCGGCTTCCAGTTGATCCACGAGGCCCCGCAGCCCCTCTTCGGCCCGGGCCAGCGAGAACAAACCTGGGAGCTGAAGCTCTGA
- a CDS encoding arylsulfatase, with amino-acid sequence MAKAAKKPNILVIFGDDIGLWNLSCYSSGVMGYRTPNIDRIAAEGMRFTDCYGEQSCTAGRASFMTGQSGFRTGLIKVGVPGAPVGLQAEDATIAELLKPQGYATGQFGKNHFGDMNKFLPTVHGFDEFFGNLYHLNAEEDPEDPDYPNPKEFPNFRQRFGPRGVIHSWATDKDDPTEEPRWGRVGKQRIEDTGPLTRKRMETCDDEFVGAAQEWIKKQNSAGKPWFCWLNTTHMHLRTHTKPESIGQAGRWQSPYHDTMVDHDKHVGQMLQLLDSLGITEDTIVVYSTDNGPHMNTWPDGAMTPYRSEKDTNWEGAFRVPLVIRWPGKIPAGKVSNDIISHHDWMPTFLAAAGEPDIQQKLLKGYKAGDKTFKLHLDGYNLLPYLTGQAPKSPREGFIYFSDDGDLVAMRFDNWKMVFMEQRCRGTLQIWAEPFVTLRVPKLFNLRTDPFERADTTSNTYWDWYMSKAYLIMAAQGLVGRFLETFKEYPPRQRAASFTIDQAMERMEQSLGGSGH; translated from the coding sequence ATGGCCAAGGCGGCGAAGAAGCCCAACATCCTCGTCATCTTCGGTGACGACATCGGACTCTGGAATCTCTCGTGCTACAGCTCGGGGGTGATGGGGTATCGCACGCCGAACATCGACCGCATCGCGGCCGAGGGCATGCGCTTCACGGACTGCTACGGCGAGCAGAGCTGCACCGCCGGCCGCGCGTCCTTCATGACGGGGCAGTCGGGCTTCCGCACGGGCCTCATCAAGGTGGGTGTCCCCGGCGCTCCCGTAGGGCTCCAGGCGGAGGACGCCACCATCGCCGAGCTGCTCAAGCCGCAGGGCTACGCGACGGGCCAGTTCGGCAAGAACCACTTCGGGGACATGAACAAGTTCCTGCCCACCGTCCACGGCTTCGATGAGTTCTTCGGCAATCTCTATCACCTCAACGCCGAAGAGGACCCCGAGGACCCCGACTACCCGAACCCGAAGGAGTTTCCGAACTTCCGACAGCGCTTCGGGCCGCGCGGCGTCATCCACTCGTGGGCCACGGACAAGGATGACCCCACCGAGGAGCCGCGCTGGGGACGCGTGGGCAAGCAGCGCATCGAGGACACCGGCCCGCTCACGCGCAAGCGCATGGAGACGTGTGACGACGAGTTCGTCGGCGCCGCGCAGGAGTGGATCAAGAAGCAGAACTCGGCGGGCAAGCCCTGGTTCTGCTGGCTCAACACCACGCACATGCACCTGCGCACGCACACGAAGCCGGAGAGCATCGGGCAAGCGGGGCGGTGGCAGTCCCCGTACCACGACACGATGGTCGACCACGACAAGCACGTGGGCCAGATGCTCCAGTTGCTCGACTCGCTGGGCATCACCGAGGACACCATCGTCGTGTACAGCACCGACAACGGGCCGCACATGAACACGTGGCCCGACGGGGCCATGACGCCCTACCGCAGCGAGAAGGACACCAACTGGGAGGGCGCCTTCCGCGTCCCGCTCGTCATCCGCTGGCCGGGCAAGATTCCCGCGGGCAAGGTCTCCAACGACATCATCAGTCACCACGACTGGATGCCCACGTTCCTCGCCGCCGCGGGTGAGCCAGACATCCAGCAGAAGCTCCTCAAGGGCTACAAGGCCGGAGACAAGACCTTCAAGCTGCACCTGGATGGGTACAACCTGCTGCCGTACCTGACGGGCCAGGCGCCCAAGTCGCCGCGCGAGGGGTTCATCTACTTCAGCGACGACGGCGACCTGGTCGCCATGCGCTTCGACAACTGGAAGATGGTCTTCATGGAGCAGCGGTGCCGGGGCACGCTCCAGATATGGGCAGAGCCCTTCGTGACCCTGCGCGTCCCCAAGCTCTTCAACCTGCGCACCGACCCCTTCGAGCGCGCCGACACGACGTCGAACACGTACTGGGATTGGTACATGAGCAAGGCCTACCTCATCATGGCCGCGCAGGGACTGGTGGGCCGCTTCCTGGAGACGTTCAAGGAGTATCCGCCCCGCCAACGCGCGGCCAGCTTCACCATCGATCAAGCGATGGAGCGCATGGAGCAGTCGCTGGGGGGCTCGGGACACTAG
- a CDS encoding glycosyltransferase family 4 protein produces MPVQKIGYLIPEFPGQTHIFFWRELQALPAKGVSPELVSTRPPPARIISHSWAREAMSRTEYLAPPGPWGLAEAAAEVARALPTGWARCLASIARARGLDAKGRAQLLAFAVMGGRLASLARRRGWTHVHVHSCANAAHVAMFAHLLSGLTYSITLHGPLDDYGPNQHEKWRHAKFAFVITRKLLGEVNAELAGSLPSRIELAPMGVELARFQRSTPYVPWTGEGPLRIFTCGRLNPCKGHADLIDAVGMLRARGVDARLAIAGEDEAGGTTYRKVLEAKLAESGLGDAVTLLGAVSEDVVRGGIENAHIFSLASLQEPLGVAIMEAMAMRAPVVVTGAGGVPELVDDGVDGLLVPPQQPKVLADKLEALARNPAEAARLGEAGRRKVETQFSSERSADMLAKLLEVAA; encoded by the coding sequence ATGCCCGTGCAGAAGATTGGCTACCTGATTCCCGAGTTCCCCGGGCAGACGCACATTTTCTTCTGGCGCGAGCTGCAAGCGCTGCCGGCGAAGGGTGTGTCTCCGGAGCTGGTGTCCACCCGGCCCCCCCCCGCGCGCATCATCAGTCACAGTTGGGCGCGTGAGGCGATGTCTCGCACGGAGTACCTGGCGCCGCCGGGGCCGTGGGGATTGGCGGAGGCCGCCGCGGAGGTGGCGCGAGCGCTGCCCACGGGGTGGGCGCGGTGTCTGGCTTCCATCGCGAGGGCGCGAGGGTTGGACGCGAAGGGGCGGGCGCAGTTGTTGGCGTTCGCGGTGATGGGGGGGCGGCTGGCGTCACTGGCGCGGCGGCGCGGGTGGACGCACGTGCACGTGCACAGCTGCGCGAACGCGGCGCACGTGGCGATGTTCGCGCACCTGTTGTCGGGGCTGACGTACAGCATCACGTTGCATGGGCCGTTGGATGACTATGGGCCCAACCAGCATGAGAAGTGGCGGCACGCGAAGTTCGCGTTCGTGATCACGCGCAAGCTGTTGGGCGAGGTGAACGCGGAGCTGGCGGGGAGCCTGCCTTCGCGCATCGAGCTGGCGCCCATGGGCGTGGAGCTGGCGCGCTTCCAGCGGAGCACGCCGTACGTGCCGTGGACGGGCGAGGGGCCGCTGCGCATCTTCACGTGTGGGCGCCTGAATCCTTGCAAGGGGCACGCGGACCTCATCGACGCGGTGGGGATGTTGCGCGCGAGGGGCGTGGACGCGCGGCTGGCCATCGCGGGGGAGGACGAGGCGGGCGGCACGACGTACCGCAAGGTGTTGGAGGCGAAGCTGGCGGAGTCCGGGCTGGGCGACGCGGTGACGTTGCTGGGCGCGGTGAGCGAGGACGTGGTGCGCGGGGGAATCGAGAACGCGCACATCTTCTCGCTGGCGAGTCTTCAGGAGCCGCTGGGGGTGGCCATCATGGAGGCGATGGCCATGCGCGCGCCGGTGGTGGTGACGGGCGCGGGCGGAGTGCCGGAGCTGGTGGACGACGGGGTGGACGGCCTGTTGGTGCCGCCGCAGCAGCCGAAGGTGCTGGCGGACAAGCTGGAGGCGCTGGCGAGGAACCCCGCGGAGGCCGCGCGACTGGGCGAGGCGGGACGGCGCAAGGTGGAGACGCAGTTCAGCAGCGAGCGCAGCGCGGACATGCTCGCGAAGCTGCTGGAGGTCGCGGCGTAG
- a CDS encoding glycosyltransferase yields the protein MAAGARPRVLLIAELCNPDWVSVPLEGWSLFHALTDVADVHLVTQVRNRENILKQGLVEGRDFTALDSTPVERPLDKVGGLLRGQAGVGWTTATALSVLPYYFFEELLWRRFGARIQAREFDVVHRYTPISPTTPSTLAARCQKAGVPFIMGPLNGGLPWPKGFGGARRREKEWLSYVRDAYKLMPFYRSTRENAAAIITGSRATRGQVAPEFQSKTVYVPENAIDVRRFGTAKAEAPAGLPLRVAFVGRFVPYKGMAMLIDAAAPLVREGKVQVEFIGDGAEMPNLRAQVAREGLESGVTFAGWVKHQELQGRLAKNHIFGFPSVREFGGAVVAEAMALGLVPIVMDYGGPGEIVSPDTGFAIPMGTPEEIVLRVREVLTKLAADPSVIGPMGERARARILKHFTWKAKAEQVREVYRWVMGERGQPDFGMPLAD from the coding sequence ATGGCTGCTGGCGCTCGTCCCCGTGTCCTCCTGATTGCCGAGCTGTGCAACCCCGACTGGGTGAGTGTTCCCCTCGAAGGGTGGTCCCTGTTCCACGCGCTGACGGACGTGGCGGACGTGCACCTGGTCACCCAGGTGCGCAACCGCGAGAACATCCTCAAGCAGGGGCTGGTGGAGGGCCGCGACTTCACCGCGCTGGACTCCACGCCGGTGGAGCGTCCGCTGGACAAGGTGGGCGGGCTGCTGCGCGGACAGGCCGGGGTGGGGTGGACCACCGCGACGGCGCTGAGCGTGCTGCCGTACTACTTCTTCGAGGAGCTGCTGTGGCGGCGCTTCGGGGCTCGCATCCAGGCGCGCGAGTTCGACGTGGTCCACCGCTACACGCCCATCAGCCCCACCACGCCGAGCACCCTGGCGGCGCGCTGCCAGAAGGCGGGCGTGCCCTTCATCATGGGCCCGCTCAACGGCGGACTGCCGTGGCCCAAGGGCTTTGGTGGAGCGCGGCGACGGGAGAAGGAGTGGCTGAGCTACGTGCGGGACGCGTACAAGCTGATGCCCTTCTACCGCTCCACGCGAGAGAACGCGGCGGCCATCATCACCGGCTCGCGGGCGACGCGCGGACAGGTGGCGCCCGAGTTCCAATCGAAGACGGTGTACGTGCCGGAGAACGCCATCGACGTGCGGCGCTTCGGCACGGCGAAGGCGGAGGCGCCCGCGGGGTTGCCGCTGCGCGTGGCGTTCGTGGGGCGCTTCGTGCCGTACAAGGGCATGGCCATGCTCATCGACGCGGCGGCGCCGCTGGTGCGCGAGGGCAAGGTGCAGGTGGAGTTCATCGGCGACGGCGCGGAGATGCCCAACCTGCGCGCGCAGGTGGCGCGTGAGGGGTTGGAGTCCGGCGTGACGTTCGCGGGCTGGGTGAAGCACCAGGAGCTGCAGGGGCGGCTGGCGAAGAACCACATCTTCGGCTTCCCCAGCGTGCGTGAGTTCGGCGGCGCGGTGGTGGCCGAGGCCATGGCGCTGGGCCTGGTGCCCATCGTGATGGACTACGGCGGGCCGGGCGAAATCGTGAGCCCGGACACGGGCTTCGCCATCCCCATGGGCACGCCGGAGGAGATCGTCCTGCGCGTGCGCGAGGTGCTGACGAAGCTGGCGGCGGATCCGTCCGTCATCGGCCCCATGGGCGAGCGCGCGCGGGCGCGCATCCTCAAGCACTTCACCTGGAAGGCGAAGGCGGAGCAGGTGCGCGAGGTCTACCGCTGGGTCATGGGTGAGCGCGGCCAGCCGGACTTCGGCATGCCGCTGGCGGACTGA
- a CDS encoding putative glycolipid-binding domain-containing protein, translating into MLLSAEAAVPAKPCLHAWMWKRLDTPGSEYGELHEQPTGWDLLGSVVLWEQGTPCLVEYVVSCDKDWRTREVRVALARSGARRHLRLRVDARQCWWRGDEEVTQFRGCTDVDLGFTPATNTLPIRRLSLAVGQGEDVVAAWVRMPDLALVVLPQRYTRLAESRYRYESNGGRFVAELDVDPRGLVTHYPPAWRLAGEGT; encoded by the coding sequence ATGCTCCTCTCCGCTGAAGCCGCCGTCCCCGCGAAGCCGTGCCTCCACGCCTGGATGTGGAAGCGCCTGGACACACCCGGGAGCGAGTACGGTGAGCTGCATGAGCAGCCCACGGGCTGGGACCTCCTGGGCTCGGTGGTGCTCTGGGAGCAGGGAACTCCGTGCCTCGTGGAGTACGTCGTCTCGTGTGACAAAGACTGGCGCACGCGCGAGGTGCGCGTCGCGCTGGCTCGGAGCGGGGCTCGCCGTCATCTCCGCCTGCGCGTGGACGCGCGGCAATGCTGGTGGCGCGGCGACGAGGAGGTCACCCAGTTCCGAGGCTGCACCGACGTGGACCTGGGCTTCACGCCCGCGACGAACACGCTCCCCATCCGGCGGCTGTCGCTCGCGGTGGGTCAGGGAGAAGACGTGGTGGCCGCGTGGGTGCGCATGCCGGACCTCGCCCTCGTCGTGCTGCCGCAGCGCTACACGCGGCTCGCGGAGTCGCGCTACCGCTACGAGAGCAACGGGGGTCGCTTCGTGGCCGAGCTCGACGTGGATCCGCGGGGGCTCGTCACCCACTACCCGCCCGCGTGGAGGCTCGCGGGCGAAGGGACGTGA
- a CDS encoding cation diffusion facilitator family transporter produces the protein MAAPASSLKAVVAALSGNVVVTLVKFIAFFLSGSGAMLSEAIHSAADTGNQALLLLGLKRAARKRDDEFHYGYGGERFIFGILSASGIFFVGCGVTVYHGLQSLLHPHVAEVGPLTFAVLGVSFLIEGGVLVLAVVGLRKQAAGMPFFRYVREKADPAAVAILLEDGAAVLGLVLATVGIVLAYVTGNPVWDAAASLTVGVLLGIIAIYLMVENRGLLLGRAVPDDVEQRFVDVVRARPSLADLHDVKTRQLTPETFQFKAELRFSETFVAAKLGEALPASGLPASGASREQALQGAARHLIRALSEEIDAIEAEVRRVIPEAKHIDLELEHLTAEAAEAAEQRAAQAS, from the coding sequence ATGGCCGCTCCCGCTTCGTCCCTGAAGGCCGTTGTCGCCGCGCTGTCTGGCAATGTCGTCGTCACGCTGGTGAAGTTCATCGCGTTCTTCCTGTCCGGCTCGGGCGCGATGCTGTCAGAGGCGATCCACTCGGCGGCCGACACGGGCAACCAGGCGCTGTTGCTCCTGGGCCTCAAGCGCGCGGCGCGCAAGCGCGACGACGAGTTCCACTACGGCTACGGCGGGGAGCGCTTCATCTTCGGCATCCTGTCCGCCTCGGGCATCTTCTTCGTGGGCTGCGGCGTCACCGTGTACCACGGGCTCCAGTCCCTCCTGCATCCCCACGTGGCCGAGGTGGGGCCGCTCACCTTCGCGGTGCTCGGCGTGTCCTTCCTCATCGAGGGCGGCGTGCTGGTGCTCGCGGTGGTGGGCCTGCGCAAGCAAGCGGCGGGCATGCCGTTCTTCCGCTACGTGCGTGAGAAGGCGGATCCCGCCGCCGTGGCCATCCTGCTGGAGGACGGCGCGGCGGTGCTCGGGTTGGTGTTGGCCACGGTGGGCATCGTGCTCGCGTATGTCACCGGCAATCCGGTCTGGGACGCGGCCGCGTCGCTGACGGTGGGCGTGTTGCTGGGCATCATCGCCATCTACCTGATGGTGGAGAACCGAGGCTTGTTGCTGGGGCGCGCGGTGCCGGACGACGTGGAGCAGCGCTTCGTGGACGTGGTGCGCGCGCGGCCGAGCCTCGCGGATCTGCACGACGTGAAGACGCGCCAGCTCACGCCGGAGACGTTCCAGTTCAAGGCCGAGCTGCGCTTCAGCGAGACCTTCGTCGCCGCGAAGCTCGGCGAGGCGCTGCCTGCTTCGGGCTTGCCCGCCTCAGGCGCATCACGAGAGCAGGCGCTCCAGGGCGCGGCCCGTCACCTCATCCGCGCGCTCAGCGAGGAGATCGACGCCATCGAGGCCGAGGTGCGCCGGGTCATCCCCGAGGCGAAGCACATCGACCTCGAGCTGGAGCACCTCACCGCGGAGGCCGCCGAAGCCGCCGAGCAGCGCGCCGCCCAGGCGAGCTGA